From Achromobacter spanius, a single genomic window includes:
- a CDS encoding methyl-accepting chemotaxis protein, producing MKVRSRLAIGFLLLILALLVLGGLSLYAVRTLDKSMSDIVNVNNQQLKLALQMRDLVQSRAIVVRNIVLQTDAQAVANEITRSQDMAKHYREASERLARMFAEDAGTLPAETDLFAAARRAEEQATPIYLRALEAGRQNNTQEAARILREELRAKQDAWLDQLMALANLETKLSDESAGQAAQTSARLRNAIVVIMAVAVLAGVLSAWLITRSILRQLGGEPADAQKLAGAIASGDLTTALTLDGRDRSSLMYSLETMRMQLASTVGTIVSAAESISTASAQIAEGNADLSQRTEEQAASLEETAASIEEMTSTVRMNQDNAASGSSLAVDCSQLTGEAGRVVGQVVDAIGAISTDAERVGEIVSVIDSIAFQTNILALNAAVEAARAGEQGRGFAVVATEVRALAQRSATAAKEIKGLIENSKRAVQGGEALAATAGEQMQKVLDAVARLKEVTVEIASASAEQTSGIEQVNVAVSQMDTMTQQNAALVEESAAAAGAMATQAKELLQAVARFKTERRTAAAHPGARYEPLALAAPAHA from the coding sequence ATGAAAGTGAGGTCCCGCCTCGCTATCGGTTTTCTCCTGCTTATCCTGGCGTTGCTGGTGCTTGGGGGCCTGTCCCTGTACGCCGTGCGGACGCTGGACAAGTCGATGTCCGACATCGTGAACGTGAACAACCAGCAGTTGAAGCTGGCGTTGCAGATGCGGGACCTGGTGCAGAGCCGCGCCATCGTGGTGCGCAACATCGTGCTGCAGACGGACGCCCAGGCCGTGGCGAACGAGATCACCCGGTCGCAGGACATGGCCAAGCACTACCGCGAAGCCAGCGAGCGGCTCGCGCGGATGTTTGCCGAGGACGCAGGGACGCTGCCCGCGGAAACCGACCTGTTCGCCGCCGCGCGGCGCGCGGAAGAACAGGCGACGCCGATCTACCTGCGCGCCCTGGAAGCCGGGCGGCAGAACAATACCCAGGAAGCCGCCAGGATCCTGCGTGAAGAGCTGCGCGCCAAGCAGGACGCCTGGCTCGACCAGTTGATGGCGCTTGCCAACCTGGAAACCAAACTCAGCGACGAATCGGCCGGGCAGGCCGCGCAGACGTCGGCACGCCTGCGCAATGCAATCGTCGTGATCATGGCGGTCGCCGTTCTGGCCGGTGTGCTGTCGGCCTGGCTGATCACGCGCAGCATCCTGCGTCAGCTTGGCGGCGAGCCTGCCGATGCGCAGAAGCTGGCCGGCGCCATTGCAAGCGGCGATCTCACGACGGCGCTTACGCTGGACGGACGCGATCGGTCGAGCCTGATGTATTCGCTGGAGACGATGCGGATGCAGTTGGCGTCGACGGTCGGCACTATCGTCAGTGCGGCGGAGTCCATCTCGACGGCGTCCGCCCAGATTGCCGAAGGCAATGCGGACCTGTCCCAACGCACCGAGGAACAGGCCGCCTCGCTGGAGGAAACGGCCGCCAGCATCGAGGAAATGACCTCGACCGTGCGGATGAACCAGGACAACGCGGCAAGCGGCAGCAGTCTTGCGGTGGACTGCAGCCAGCTCACGGGTGAAGCGGGCCGCGTAGTCGGCCAGGTGGTGGACGCGATCGGCGCGATCTCCACCGATGCCGAGCGCGTCGGCGAGATCGTGTCGGTGATCGACAGCATCGCGTTCCAGACAAACATTCTTGCGCTGAACGCGGCGGTGGAAGCCGCGCGGGCCGGCGAACAGGGCCGGGGCTTCGCGGTGGTGGCGACCGAAGTGCGCGCGCTGGCGCAACGCAGCGCGACGGCGGCCAAGGAGATCAAGGGTTTGATCGAAAACTCCAAGCGCGCCGTGCAAGGCGGCGAGGCGCTGGCGGCCACGGCGGGCGAGCAGATGCAGAAGGTGCTGGACGCGGTGGCCAGGCTGAAGGAGGTGACCGTGGAAATCGCCTCGGCGTCGGCGGAACAGACCAGCGGCATCGAACAGGTGAACGTGGCGGTGTCGCAGATGGACACGATGACGCAGCAGAACGCGGCGCTGGTCGAGGAATCGGCGGCGGCGGCAGGCGCCATGGCCACGCAGGCGAAGGAGCTGTTGCAGGCGGTGGCGCGCTTCAAGACGGAGCGGCGCACAGCTGCGGCCCATCCGGGGGCGCGCTACGAGCCGCTGGCGCTGGCCGCGCCCGCCCACGCCTGA
- a CDS encoding response regulator transcription factor produces MRVLLVEDDAMFADALTLALEELDFAVTLVQEVDAAKVLLLEHAFTIVLLDIGLHRGSGLDVLRFVRRRGDAVPVILITARDALSDRIHGLDLGADDYVIKPFDPTELFARMRALLRRSGAAGDKVLVWRHVKLDPGRREAFVDDVPTRLSEQEFRTLEMLVRHPDRLVSTEELRAHLYGAGRPGESNTIAVFIHALRRKLGKDAIENVHGQGYRLARDGG; encoded by the coding sequence ATGCGTGTGCTGTTGGTCGAGGACGACGCGATGTTCGCGGACGCATTGACGCTGGCCCTGGAGGAACTGGACTTCGCGGTGACGCTGGTGCAGGAGGTCGACGCCGCCAAGGTGCTGCTTCTGGAGCATGCCTTCACGATCGTGCTGCTGGATATTGGCCTGCATCGCGGGTCGGGCCTGGACGTGCTGCGCTTTGTGCGCCGGCGCGGCGACGCGGTGCCGGTGATCCTGATCACCGCGCGGGATGCCTTGAGCGACCGTATCCATGGCCTGGATCTGGGCGCTGACGATTACGTCATCAAGCCGTTCGATCCCACGGAGCTTTTTGCACGCATGCGCGCGTTGCTGCGGCGCAGCGGCGCGGCGGGCGACAAGGTGCTGGTGTGGCGTCATGTGAAGCTGGACCCGGGCCGCCGCGAGGCCTTCGTCGACGATGTGCCGACCCGCCTGTCCGAACAGGAGTTCCGCACGCTGGAGATGCTGGTGAGGCACCCCGACCGGCTGGTGTCCACGGAAGAGCTGCGCGCGCATCTCTACGGCGCCGGCCGCCCCGGCGAGAGCAACACCATCGCCGTGTTCATCCACGCCCTGCGGCGAAAGCTGGGCAAGGACGCCATCGAAAACGTGCACGGCCAAGGCTATCGCCTGGCCCGGGATGGCGGCTGA
- a CDS encoding sensor histidine kinase, whose amino-acid sequence MRAQILLGIFSALLVSWLVQFGLYWNSLTRTESGARDHELNAVVDSVAFFLAMVPVTQDIRRDLPVPAFLLRQSIGKTEIQVWDRVTNRLVLASTDAPRTRMAQANAIGFSCVTFGGDTWRVYAGLDETARFEIVAATPTRAFYAGLADRFELGSIITLLMFAGIGSVTMFVVCRSTRKLGRAGRDIAQASVTDGATVDERAVPAEVGPLIRAINERQQRVATLIENERRFIGDAAHELRTPLAVLAVYADTAYRVNDPVKAKMLMQKIAETTRRSARIVEQLLDLARTDRNDIVLEPVNLACVVGFVLRDMQGSFVHRGQQLTVDAAPGHILGQVDALGILVRNLLDNAGRYSGDGSSIWVTLQWAADSVTLAVSDNGPGIARPLRERIFDPFYRGPGAPSHGSGLGLALVARIARSHHARVTVTDGADGRGVCLNVTFPLPGASSV is encoded by the coding sequence ATGCGCGCGCAGATTCTGCTGGGCATCTTCAGCGCGCTGCTGGTCTCGTGGCTGGTGCAGTTTGGTTTGTACTGGAACAGCCTGACGCGCACCGAATCAGGCGCGCGCGATCATGAGCTGAATGCGGTGGTCGACAGCGTCGCGTTCTTTCTGGCGATGGTGCCGGTGACGCAGGACATCCGCCGGGACCTGCCGGTGCCCGCCTTCCTGTTGCGCCAGTCCATCGGCAAGACCGAGATCCAGGTGTGGGACCGCGTGACGAATCGGCTGGTGCTGGCATCCACGGACGCGCCCCGGACGCGGATGGCGCAGGCCAATGCCATCGGATTCTCGTGCGTCACCTTCGGCGGCGACACCTGGCGCGTCTACGCGGGACTGGACGAGACGGCCCGCTTCGAGATCGTTGCCGCGACGCCGACGCGCGCGTTCTATGCGGGGCTGGCCGACCGGTTCGAACTGGGCTCGATCATCACGCTGCTGATGTTTGCCGGAATCGGCAGCGTCACGATGTTCGTGGTCTGCCGATCAACGCGCAAGCTTGGCCGCGCCGGCAGGGACATTGCGCAGGCCAGCGTGACCGACGGCGCGACCGTTGACGAACGCGCCGTGCCCGCCGAAGTGGGACCCTTGATACGCGCCATCAACGAGCGGCAGCAGCGGGTGGCGACGCTCATCGAGAATGAGCGGCGATTCATCGGCGACGCCGCCCACGAGCTGCGCACGCCGCTGGCGGTGCTGGCCGTGTACGCGGACACGGCGTATCGGGTCAACGATCCCGTCAAAGCGAAGATGCTGATGCAGAAGATCGCCGAGACGACCCGCCGCAGCGCGCGCATCGTGGAACAGCTGCTGGACCTGGCGCGCACCGACAGGAACGACATCGTGCTCGAGCCGGTTAATCTGGCTTGCGTCGTGGGCTTTGTCTTGCGGGACATGCAGGGCTCGTTCGTCCATCGCGGCCAGCAGCTCACCGTGGATGCCGCACCGGGGCATATCCTGGGTCAGGTCGATGCGCTGGGTATTCTGGTGCGCAATCTGCTGGACAACGCGGGCCGGTATAGCGGCGACGGCAGTTCGATCTGGGTGACGTTGCAGTGGGCGGCGGACAGCGTCACGTTGGCGGTGTCGGACAACGGCCCCGGCATCGCACGGCCGCTGCGCGAGCGTATCTTCGACCCCTTCTACCGCGGCCCGGGCGCACCGAGCCACGGCAGCGGATTGGGGTTGGCGCTGGTGGCAAGAATCGCCCGCTCGCACCATGCGCGCGTCACCGTGACGGATGGCGCCGACGGACGTGGCGTGTGCTTGAACGTGACGTTTCCGCTGCCGGGCGCGTCGTCCGTCTGA
- a CDS encoding autotransporter outer membrane beta-barrel domain-containing protein, which translates to MAYGTKKWLTATLALSASYVGNVTAADLTIGSGNTQVFDGSANFPGGIDVNGGTAVIGGNGGGAGVAIGGNVNAMSNGTVAGFGSIGGDLNVTGNSRVAPGYWVDTPTGVSNGNLAVNGNLTINNGVFDFETGYAGLPITQPGTGDNIKVGGNVALNNATLNVKVSTHGVNAGFYRIMSYGGSLSGSGLTLGTVSGDSVPAATIQTLTGDKHINLVLGPSTTNLWNGNGVASAANAGGGSGTWTATSGNWSSPTNATGALPSGGYAIFTGAAGTVTVDGSAGPVRASGLQFATDRYRLQGAPITLAGTGGNPPVIVVGDGTYAAGQFVDIIDNPLQGTEGFVKTGVGSIILNGDSSNLTGPIFIADGALEINGKLNGPMDIGREVVLAGVGQVGSTTLFPTAVISPGNDGTPMGTLTVNGNLNFGQDTIYRVHADPTSTLSDRIHVTGVATLDGTVAHVGPNGNYAPRTTYNILTADGGIQGRFTGVSSNYAFLTPSLSYDAKNAFMTLSRNDVPIGSVGGSENETNVGGALDQEAPPASGNGSASTGNGSAPAGNGSASTGNGSASTGNGSASTGNGSAPAGEGTASAGNGSASAGNGSATTGNGSATAGTGSETAPVVTQPVTPGADSSLIASGNGAGKTTGASQVTAAVLSMSPEQARAALKQLSGEAYASTGSVLQGQGDAVTTLPLSHLRGNLDAPMRAGRPTAQLGASSSDALPQSGASPIWAQAFGNWSTFGGNGNASTVHQSAGGLFVGGDGDVGGGWRLGGAVGYTGSHNSISDVSSRMSVDSYTATVFGGKNFEAGPGLVRFMVGTAYTWHEIDSKRNIAAGSLNQRLESSYNASSTQVFTELGYKLPLGDAYSVEPFAGVAWNQVRTRDFQETGGSAALRGEGSKDDVTSTTLGLRGAMLIGTDDAPGRLTATVGWRHAMGDVKPTQKLAFEGGSTFTVSGVPIAQNAAVLGLGAEVALTRNTTAGVAYDAQFGGGNRQQSGMFKLMTRF; encoded by the coding sequence TTGGCATACGGCACAAAGAAGTGGCTGACGGCGACGCTCGCCTTGAGCGCGTCCTACGTGGGGAACGTCACCGCTGCGGACCTGACCATTGGATCGGGCAATACGCAGGTGTTTGACGGGTCGGCCAACTTTCCCGGTGGCATTGATGTGAACGGCGGCACGGCGGTTATCGGCGGTAATGGCGGCGGTGCGGGCGTGGCGATCGGCGGCAACGTCAATGCCATGTCGAACGGCACGGTGGCGGGTTTCGGGTCGATCGGCGGCGATTTGAACGTGACGGGAAATTCCCGCGTGGCGCCGGGATACTGGGTGGACACGCCCACCGGCGTTTCCAACGGCAATCTCGCGGTGAACGGCAACCTGACGATCAACAACGGCGTCTTTGATTTTGAAACCGGCTACGCCGGACTGCCCATCACGCAACCCGGCACGGGCGACAACATCAAGGTGGGCGGCAACGTTGCGCTGAACAACGCGACGCTGAACGTGAAGGTCAGCACGCACGGGGTCAACGCGGGCTTCTACCGCATCATGTCGTACGGCGGCTCGTTGAGCGGCAGCGGCCTGACGCTGGGCACGGTCTCCGGCGACTCGGTGCCTGCCGCGACGATCCAGACGCTGACGGGCGACAAGCACATCAACCTGGTCCTGGGCCCCAGCACCACCAACCTGTGGAACGGCAACGGCGTGGCCTCGGCGGCCAACGCGGGCGGCGGCAGCGGCACGTGGACTGCGACGAGCGGCAACTGGAGCAGCCCGACCAACGCCACGGGCGCCCTGCCCAGCGGCGGCTACGCGATCTTCACGGGCGCGGCGGGCACGGTCACCGTGGACGGCAGCGCCGGTCCGGTGCGCGCGTCGGGCCTGCAGTTCGCCACGGACCGGTATCGCCTGCAAGGCGCGCCGATCACGCTGGCGGGCACCGGCGGCAACCCGCCCGTGATCGTCGTCGGCGACGGCACGTATGCGGCCGGCCAGTTCGTCGACATCATCGACAACCCGCTGCAAGGCACGGAAGGCTTTGTGAAGACCGGCGTCGGTTCCATCATCCTGAACGGCGACAGCAGCAACCTGACCGGTCCGATCTTCATCGCCGATGGCGCGCTGGAGATCAACGGCAAGCTGAACGGTCCGATGGACATCGGCCGCGAAGTGGTGCTGGCCGGTGTCGGCCAAGTGGGCAGCACGACCCTGTTTCCCACGGCGGTGATTTCGCCGGGCAACGACGGCACGCCGATGGGCACGCTGACGGTCAACGGCAACCTCAACTTCGGCCAGGACACGATCTATCGCGTGCACGCCGATCCGACCAGCACGCTGAGCGACCGCATCCACGTGACCGGCGTCGCGACGCTGGACGGCACGGTCGCGCATGTGGGTCCCAATGGCAACTACGCGCCGCGCACGACGTACAACATCCTGACGGCGGACGGCGGCATTCAAGGCCGTTTCACGGGCGTGTCGAGCAACTACGCATTCCTGACGCCGTCGCTCAGCTATGACGCGAAGAATGCGTTCATGACGCTCTCGCGCAACGACGTGCCGATCGGCAGCGTGGGCGGTTCGGAGAACGAAACGAACGTGGGCGGTGCGCTGGATCAGGAAGCGCCGCCTGCGAGCGGGAATGGGTCGGCGTCGACGGGTAATGGTTCGGCGCCCGCGGGCAACGGTTCCGCGTCCACGGGTAATGGCTCCGCCTCGACGGGTAATGGCTCGGCATCTACCGGCAATGGTTCCGCACCGGCGGGCGAAGGCACGGCATCGGCGGGCAACGGTTCAGCATCGGCGGGCAATGGTTCGGCAACGACGGGCAATGGTTCGGCAACGGCCGGCACCGGCAGCGAAACCGCGCCGGTCGTCACGCAACCCGTCACGCCTGGCGCCGACTCGTCGCTGATCGCCAGCGGCAATGGCGCAGGCAAGACGACGGGCGCGAGCCAGGTGACGGCCGCCGTGCTGTCCATGTCGCCCGAGCAGGCGCGCGCGGCCTTGAAGCAACTGTCCGGCGAAGCGTACGCCAGCACCGGCAGCGTGTTGCAAGGTCAGGGCGACGCGGTGACCACGTTGCCGCTGTCGCATCTGCGCGGCAACCTCGACGCGCCGATGCGCGCGGGCCGGCCGACGGCGCAACTGGGCGCGTCGTCGTCCGACGCGCTGCCGCAAAGCGGCGCATCGCCGATCTGGGCGCAGGCCTTCGGCAACTGGAGCACGTTCGGTGGCAACGGCAATGCGTCCACCGTGCATCAGTCCGCGGGCGGTCTTTTTGTCGGCGGTGACGGCGACGTGGGCGGCGGCTGGCGCCTGGGCGGCGCGGTCGGCTACACCGGCAGCCACAACTCGATCTCCGACGTGTCGTCGCGCATGAGCGTGGACAGCTACACGGCCACGGTCTTCGGCGGCAAGAACTTCGAAGCGGGTCCCGGACTCGTGCGCTTCATGGTGGGTACGGCCTACACCTGGCACGAGATCGATTCCAAGCGCAACATCGCTGCCGGCAGCCTGAACCAGCGTCTCGAGTCGTCCTATAACGCGTCGTCGACGCAGGTGTTCACGGAACTGGGCTACAAGCTGCCGCTGGGCGACGCCTATTCTGTCGAACCGTTTGCCGGCGTGGCATGGAACCAGGTCCGCACGCGCGACTTCCAGGAAACGGGCGGCAGTGCGGCGCTGCGCGGCGAGGGCAGCAAGGACGATGTGACGAGCACCACGCTGGGCCTGCGCGGCGCCATGCTGATCGGCACGGATGACGCGCCGGGCCGCCTGACGGCCACGGTGGGCTGGCGCCATGCGATGGGCGATGTGAAGCCCACGCAGAAGCTGGCCTTCGAGGGCGGCAGCACCTTCACGGTGTCGGGCGTTCCCATCGCGCAAAACGCGGCCGTGCTGGGCCTGGGCGCCGAAGTGGCGCTCACGCGCAACACGACGGCTGGCGTGGCGTACGACGCGCAGTTCGGCGGCGGCAACCGTCAGCAGTCGGGCATGTTCAAGCTGATGACGCGCTTCTAA
- a CDS encoding YbaN family protein: MTPRKPWVRALYLALAVVSIAVAVAGVFIPGLPSTEFVLLASWAAARSSPRLHRWLHEHRWFGPMLHNWHNGRMVTRRAKIMATVSMTVCMVVMTQTIPHPWIVWPLCLTMVAVLVWIWQRPEPPGDHARTSANVPACQQAQRS; this comes from the coding sequence ATGACGCCACGCAAACCGTGGGTACGGGCGCTGTATCTGGCGCTCGCCGTCGTCAGCATCGCAGTGGCCGTCGCCGGGGTATTCATCCCCGGCCTGCCCAGCACCGAGTTCGTCCTGCTGGCCTCCTGGGCCGCCGCACGCAGCTCGCCGCGTCTGCACCGCTGGCTGCATGAACATCGTTGGTTCGGCCCGATGCTGCACAACTGGCACAACGGCCGCATGGTGACGCGCCGCGCCAAGATCATGGCCACGGTGTCGATGACGGTCTGTATGGTCGTGATGACGCAGACCATTCCCCATCCGTGGATCGTCTGGCCGTTGTGCCTGACGATGGTGGCGGTGCTGGTGTGGATCTGGCAGAGGCCTGAGCCGCCGGGCGATCATGCCCGCACCTCGGCTAACGTGCCCGCGTGCCAACAGGCACAACGTTCGTAA
- a CDS encoding biliverdin-producing heme oxygenase: MTTETLERPSLSQRLKHETAAQHERMHHLMERGAPFASRDAYARFVAAQYLFQRDVEFLFQDDAVKQAVPDLEARGREDASLADLRDLGAAAPEDGIASIGVTMPEALGWLYVSEGSTLGAAFLFKQAQSDLGLSADFGARNLAAYPDGRATVWRRFVASLDSDTLDPATHDAVIAGANAAYDRFGALLERHFELGA, from the coding sequence ATGACCACCGAAACCCTCGAACGTCCCTCGCTGTCGCAGCGCCTGAAGCACGAAACCGCGGCGCAGCACGAACGCATGCACCATCTCATGGAGCGCGGCGCGCCGTTCGCCAGCCGCGACGCCTATGCGCGCTTCGTCGCCGCGCAATACCTCTTCCAGCGCGACGTCGAGTTCCTGTTCCAGGACGACGCCGTCAAGCAGGCGGTGCCTGACCTGGAAGCGCGCGGCCGCGAAGACGCCTCGCTCGCCGATCTGCGCGACCTGGGCGCAGCCGCTCCCGAAGACGGCATCGCCAGCATTGGCGTGACCATGCCCGAAGCATTGGGCTGGCTGTACGTGTCCGAAGGCTCGACGCTGGGCGCCGCCTTCCTCTTCAAGCAGGCGCAATCCGACCTGGGCCTGTCCGCCGACTTCGGCGCGCGCAATCTTGCCGCGTACCCCGACGGCCGCGCCACCGTGTGGCGCCGCTTTGTCGCCTCGCTGGACAGCGACACGCTCGACCCCGCGACGCACGACGCCGTCATCGCCGGCGCCAACGCGGCCTATGACCGTTTCGGCGCATTGCTCGAACGGCACTTCGAACTCGGCGCATGA
- a CDS encoding HlyD family efflux transporter periplasmic adaptor subunit, with amino-acid sequence MAGTVSGALPALREELLLHRAPPNHDGSPAWTLEDPGRGLFFQIGWAEAEMLARWRLGSADAIADAAAGETTLDLSADDVEDFAKFLQANSLVQLRGPDAIARYAKEANARRSSHWLKSLMHQYLFFRIPLVRPDAFLTRTLPAVRRLFLSRAFLRLTVAAGVLGLFLAARQWDQFLHTFLHFFTLEGALAAAVTLGAAKVLHELGHAYAAKHHGCRVATMGVAFMVMWPVLYTDSSGAWRLSSRRKRMSIGAAGMLAETALAAWATLAWSFLPDGVLRSAAFTLATTTWLLTLAVNLNPLMRFDGYFLLTDALNVPNLQNRSFALARWKLREWLFGLGDARPEVFAPWRERTLITYAFCVWIYRFFLFLGIALLVYHMAFKMLGIVLFAIEIVAFVLKPIYTELRAWRERLTSRPGGGWNRRSRITAGVALIGVLAAVVPWRTRIEAPALMHAAQQARIVAPAGARIQRIDVHAGQAVSAGATLFVLDAPDMTHEIDSLTRRIQVLQWQQSFQAMTRDTAAAVPVAAGELLAARERLEVLSRQRQQLTIRAPFDGTVAELAEPLAAGEWIAEGEWLASLADPSEVVVQAYASEDDLHRLQPGGHARFLSEDPGEAAVALVVSDIAATATRRLAAAPELSSTHGGAVPAMQAPRGEARPDPESQGLVPERAVYRVILRPADAANAAMPRLQAIRGTAVIEGDAESLLLRTWRRVAALLVRETGF; translated from the coding sequence ATGGCTGGGACTGTAAGCGGCGCGCTGCCCGCGCTGCGCGAAGAGCTGCTGCTGCATCGCGCCCCGCCCAACCACGACGGCTCGCCGGCGTGGACGCTGGAGGACCCGGGCCGCGGCCTGTTCTTCCAGATCGGCTGGGCCGAAGCGGAAATGCTGGCGCGCTGGCGCCTGGGCAGCGCCGATGCGATCGCGGATGCCGCGGCCGGCGAAACCACGCTGGATCTCAGCGCGGACGACGTCGAGGACTTTGCCAAGTTCCTGCAGGCCAACAGCCTCGTGCAGCTGCGCGGCCCGGACGCCATCGCCCGCTACGCCAAGGAGGCCAACGCGCGCCGCAGCAGCCACTGGCTCAAAAGCCTGATGCATCAGTACCTGTTCTTTCGCATTCCGCTCGTGCGGCCCGACGCGTTCCTGACGCGCACCCTGCCCGCCGTGCGGCGCCTGTTCCTGTCGCGCGCCTTCCTGCGGCTGACGGTGGCTGCGGGCGTGCTTGGCCTTTTTCTCGCGGCGCGCCAGTGGGACCAGTTTCTCCACACGTTCCTGCATTTCTTCACGCTGGAAGGCGCACTGGCCGCCGCCGTCACGCTGGGCGCGGCCAAGGTGCTGCATGAACTTGGCCACGCGTACGCGGCCAAGCATCACGGCTGCCGGGTCGCCACGATGGGCGTGGCGTTCATGGTGATGTGGCCGGTGCTGTACACCGACAGTTCGGGCGCATGGCGGCTATCCAGCCGCCGCAAACGCATGTCGATTGGCGCCGCGGGCATGCTGGCTGAAACCGCGCTGGCCGCGTGGGCCACGCTGGCCTGGAGCTTTTTGCCCGACGGAGTACTGCGCAGCGCCGCGTTCACGCTGGCAACCACCACCTGGCTGCTGACGCTGGCCGTCAACCTCAATCCGCTGATGCGCTTTGACGGGTACTTTCTCCTGACCGACGCGCTGAACGTGCCCAACCTGCAGAACCGTTCCTTTGCACTGGCGCGATGGAAGCTGCGCGAATGGCTGTTCGGGCTGGGCGATGCGCGGCCCGAAGTCTTCGCACCGTGGCGCGAGCGCACCCTTATCACCTACGCCTTCTGCGTCTGGATCTACCGCTTCTTTCTGTTCCTGGGCATCGCCCTGCTGGTGTATCACATGGCTTTCAAAATGCTGGGCATCGTGCTGTTCGCCATCGAGATCGTGGCGTTCGTGCTCAAGCCCATCTACACCGAACTGCGCGCGTGGCGCGAGCGCCTGACCAGCCGCCCCGGCGGCGGTTGGAACCGGCGCAGCCGCATCACCGCGGGCGTCGCGCTCATCGGCGTGCTGGCCGCCGTGGTGCCGTGGCGCACGCGCATCGAGGCCCCCGCGCTGATGCACGCCGCGCAGCAGGCCCGCATCGTCGCGCCTGCCGGCGCCCGCATTCAGCGCATCGACGTGCACGCCGGACAAGCGGTCAGCGCCGGTGCGACGCTGTTCGTGCTGGACGCGCCCGACATGACCCACGAGATCGATTCGCTGACGCGCCGCATCCAGGTGCTGCAGTGGCAGCAGTCGTTCCAGGCCATGACCCGCGACACCGCCGCCGCCGTGCCCGTTGCCGCGGGTGAACTGCTGGCGGCGCGCGAGCGCCTCGAAGTGCTGTCGCGCCAACGCCAGCAGCTTACGATCCGCGCGCCGTTCGACGGCACCGTCGCGGAACTGGCCGAGCCTCTCGCGGCCGGTGAATGGATCGCAGAAGGCGAGTGGCTGGCGTCGCTGGCCGACCCGTCGGAAGTGGTCGTACAAGCCTATGCGTCCGAAGACGATCTGCACCGGCTGCAACCCGGCGGCCACGCGCGCTTTCTGTCCGAAGATCCCGGCGAGGCCGCCGTCGCGCTGGTCGTGTCCGACATCGCCGCCACCGCCACACGGCGTCTGGCCGCCGCACCCGAACTCAGCTCCACGCATGGCGGCGCCGTGCCGGCGATGCAGGCGCCGCGCGGCGAGGCCCGGCCCGACCCCGAGTCGCAGGGCCTCGTGCCGGAACGCGCGGTGTATCGCGTGATCCTGCGGCCTGCGGATGCGGCCAACGCCGCCATGCCGCGCCTCCAAGCCATACGCGGCACGGCCGTCATCGAGGGCGACGCCGAAAGCCTGCTGCTGCGCACGTGGCGCCGTGTCGCCGCGCTGCTGGTGCGCGAAACCGGCTTTTGA